From the Leptolyngbya sp. O-77 genome, one window contains:
- a CDS encoding SDR family NAD(P)-dependent oxidoreductase, producing the protein MTTIYGKTALITGASRGIGRAIALEFARQGAKRLLLVARDRQRLAELADELQELGVEAIALPLDLSQPAEVSIAVAKAWRDHGPIHCLVNCAGVAHQAPFLQSRLPQVQEEIAINLVGMYTITRLIARRMVAQREGTIVNVSSLMGKLAAPTMATYSATKFAILGFTQALRGELAGHNVRVVSLLPSLTDTDMVRNLRWFRWILPMTPEQVAQALTRGLSRGSSEILVGWQSHLALWGQRFAPWLMEKVLQWAAPLPQTRGEFGKLRMMRG; encoded by the coding sequence ATGACGACGATTTACGGAAAGACTGCTCTAATTACCGGGGCCTCTCGCGGCATTGGACGGGCGATCGCCCTGGAATTTGCCCGTCAGGGCGCAAAACGGCTGCTGTTGGTGGCCCGCGATCGCCAGCGGTTGGCCGAACTAGCCGACGAATTGCAAGAACTGGGCGTAGAGGCGATCGCCCTGCCGCTCGATCTCAGCCAGCCAGCGGAAGTCAGCATCGCCGTGGCCAAAGCCTGGCGCGACCACGGCCCGATTCACTGCCTGGTAAACTGTGCAGGTGTGGCGCATCAGGCCCCATTCCTGCAATCGCGCCTGCCCCAGGTGCAGGAAGAGATCGCCATCAACCTAGTCGGCATGTACACCATTACGCGCCTGATTGCCCGCCGTATGGTGGCCCAGCGCGAAGGCACGATCGTTAACGTATCTAGCCTGATGGGTAAGTTAGCCGCGCCCACGATGGCGACCTATTCCGCCACCAAGTTCGCCATTCTCGGCTTTACGCAGGCGCTGCGGGGTGAGCTAGCGGGGCACAATGTCCGGGTCGTGTCTCTGCTGCCATCCCTGACTGATACCGACATGGTGCGAAATCTCCGCTGGTTTCGCTGGATTTTGCCCATGACCCCAGAGCAGGTCGCTCAGGCACTCACTCGCGGACTATCGCGGGGCAGCAGCGAGATTCTCGTCGGCTGGCAGAGCCATCTCGCCCTTTGGGGACAGCGATTTGCACCGTGGCTGATGGAAAAAGTGCTGCAATGGGCCGCGCCGCTGCCCCAAACTCGCGGGGAGTTTGGCAAGCTGCGGATGATGCGCGGATAG
- a CDS encoding alpha/beta fold hydrolase — translation MNAAANGDAQTFVLRDYTLQCGATLPEAKVVYQTYGTLAGDRSNVILYPTSYGAQHSDIEWLIGGDRILDPERWFIIIPNMFGNGLSSSPSNDPHCKLSESGFWFTHWDNVRAQEQLLREVFGVETLALVYGWSMGAQQAYHWGTLYPERVRRIVALCGTARTTEHNQIFLHSLRAALTADPVWTGDRFEGIPDRGFRAFARIYASWAASQAFYRERLYRPLGYDSLEDYLLRGWEAGYRKRDPHNLLSMIDTWLRCDVGDNPVYQGDYERALGAIRAKTWVMPATTDLYFTPEDCEAEARLIPNAEFRPIPSIWGHRAGNPYQNPADEAFIRQAVADALADALTDG, via the coding sequence ATGAACGCTGCTGCGAACGGTGATGCACAAACCTTTGTGCTAAGAGATTACACGCTTCAGTGTGGCGCAACGCTGCCGGAAGCAAAGGTTGTATATCAAACTTATGGAACGCTGGCGGGCGATCGCAGTAATGTCATTCTCTACCCTACGTCCTACGGCGCACAGCATTCTGATATTGAGTGGCTGATTGGGGGCGATCGCATTCTCGATCCAGAGCGCTGGTTCATCATCATCCCCAATATGTTTGGCAATGGGCTATCCAGCTCGCCCAGCAACGACCCCCATTGCAAGCTTAGCGAGTCGGGCTTCTGGTTTACCCATTGGGACAACGTGCGGGCGCAGGAGCAATTGCTGCGAGAGGTGTTCGGCGTTGAAACGCTGGCGCTGGTTTATGGCTGGTCGATGGGGGCGCAGCAAGCCTATCACTGGGGGACGCTGTATCCGGAGCGGGTGCGGCGAATTGTGGCACTCTGCGGCACGGCCCGCACGACCGAACACAACCAGATTTTCTTGCACAGCCTGCGGGCCGCGCTGACGGCCGATCCGGTCTGGACGGGCGATCGCTTCGAGGGCATTCCCGATCGCGGCTTTCGTGCCTTTGCCCGCATCTATGCCAGTTGGGCCGCGTCGCAAGCCTTTTACCGCGAAAGGCTGTATCGCCCGCTGGGCTACGACTCGTTGGAAGATTACCTACTGCGCGGCTGGGAGGCGGGCTATCGCAAGCGCGACCCGCACAATTTGCTAAGCATGATTGACACCTGGCTGCGCTGCGACGTGGGCGACAATCCGGTCTATCAGGGCGATTATGAGAGGGCGCTGGGTGCGATTCGGGCGAAAACCTGGGTGATGCCCGCCACCACCGACCTGTACTTCACGCCGGAAGACTGCGAAGCCGAGGCGCGACTGATTCCGAATGCAGAATTCCGCCCGATTCCCTCAATTTGGGGACATCGGGCAGGAAATCCGTATCAGAATCCGGCAGACGAGGCGTTTATCCGTCAGGCAGTGGCAGACGCGCTAGCAGATGCGCTGACAGATGGCTGA
- a CDS encoding fatty acid desaturase family protein, which yields MQKAGIMGSSQETLELGLELGKVEGAIAPSREVVSNARQVLSTEELATLNQRSTWQGLWQLGKHLAVMAVSGTLWATQMQTPWIALPALVVYGFSLASMFAAMHESVHRTAFASNRLNDFVGWLAGLLSFYNGTFYRRYHKWHHRYTQIPGKDPELSDPKPQTRRDYWLELSAIPWWIGKLKTHLKIAAGKVQDYPFLPESAYADVIRSTRVQLGVYAGAIALSILFGHPAAFFLYWALPLAVGQPLLRAILLAEHTGCTNDDNPFTNTRTTLTTFPIKLLMWNMPFHAEHHLYPSIPFHSLPAAYERLSERWRYVEKGYIRVNQNIVADLKTAAE from the coding sequence ATGCAAAAGGCAGGGATCATGGGGTCTTCACAGGAGACATTGGAATTGGGATTGGAATTGGGAAAAGTTGAGGGGGCGATCGCCCCTTCCCGCGAGGTTGTGTCAAATGCCCGACAGGTCTTGTCTACCGAAGAACTCGCCACGCTGAACCAGCGCTCGACGTGGCAAGGGCTGTGGCAATTGGGCAAGCATCTGGCGGTGATGGCAGTCAGCGGCACACTCTGGGCGACGCAAATGCAAACCCCCTGGATAGCGCTGCCCGCGCTGGTGGTCTACGGCTTCAGTCTGGCGTCGATGTTTGCAGCGATGCACGAATCGGTTCACCGCACGGCCTTTGCCAGCAATCGGCTCAACGATTTCGTCGGCTGGTTGGCTGGGCTGCTGTCGTTTTACAACGGCACGTTCTATCGCCGCTATCACAAGTGGCACCACCGCTACACGCAAATTCCTGGCAAAGACCCCGAACTCAGCGACCCCAAGCCGCAAACCCGGCGCGACTATTGGCTAGAACTGAGCGCGATTCCCTGGTGGATTGGCAAATTGAAAACGCACCTGAAAATTGCCGCCGGAAAGGTGCAGGACTATCCCTTTTTGCCAGAGAGCGCCTATGCTGACGTGATTCGCTCGACGCGGGTACAGTTGGGTGTATACGCAGGGGCGATCGCCCTCTCCATTTTGTTTGGACATCCCGCCGCCTTTTTCCTTTACTGGGCGCTACCCCTAGCGGTGGGTCAGCCGCTTCTCCGTGCCATTTTGCTGGCAGAACACACCGGCTGCACGAACGACGACAACCCGTTTACCAACACGCGAACAACACTGACCACGTTCCCCATTAAGCTCCTGATGTGGAACATGCCCTTTCACGCAGAGCATCATCTCTATCCCTCGATTCCGTTTCATTCGCTACCTGCTGCCTATGAACGCCTGTCGGAACGCTGGAGATACGTTGAGAAGGGCTACATTCGAGTCAACCAAAACATTGTCGCAGATCTAAAAACTGCTGCTGAATAG
- a CDS encoding ABC transporter permease has product MNWWQKLKRNSLARYGALVLLLLYLVAIGAEFFAPYDPYVSQVDGSLLPPTQVFWRSPQGQFLGPHVYPTTQGAVDLETGDRQLSRDFSQPSPIRLFVKGDPYRFLNLKLPLPTRFSLTNPQFQEVEISPGIPGDRHLFGTVGPGRLNLLGTDEAARDQLSRLIHGSRISLSIGLVGILISFPLGLLIGGISGYFGGWTDSILMRFAEVLMTIPGIYLLITLAGVLPPGLTNAQRFLLITLITSFVSWAGLARVIRGQVLSIKERAFVQAARAMGGRSLYIILRHVLPQTATYVIITATLAIPSFILAEAVLSYLGLGIQQPDPSWGNMLSLASNASILVLQPWLVWAPAFLIVLTVLAFNLLGDGLRDALDPRNSSDSNG; this is encoded by the coding sequence ATGAATTGGTGGCAAAAGCTCAAGAGAAACTCGCTGGCCCGCTATGGGGCGTTGGTGCTGCTGTTGCTGTATCTGGTGGCGATTGGAGCAGAGTTTTTTGCGCCGTATGATCCCTATGTGTCGCAGGTGGATGGGTCGCTGCTGCCGCCGACGCAGGTGTTTTGGCGATCGCCCCAGGGTCAATTCCTTGGGCCCCACGTCTATCCCACCACCCAGGGCGCGGTAGATCTAGAGACGGGCGATCGCCAGCTTTCGCGCGACTTTAGCCAGCCGTCGCCAATTCGGTTATTTGTCAAAGGCGACCCCTACCGATTCCTCAACCTGAAGCTGCCGCTGCCGACGCGGTTTTCGCTGACCAACCCGCAGTTTCAGGAAGTGGAAATTTCGCCGGGAATTCCGGGCGATCGCCACCTGTTTGGCACGGTTGGCCCCGGTCGGCTGAACCTGCTGGGCACTGACGAAGCAGCCCGCGACCAACTCAGTCGGCTCATCCACGGCAGCCGCATTAGCCTGTCGATTGGGCTGGTGGGGATTCTCATTTCCTTCCCGCTGGGGCTGCTGATTGGCGGCATCTCTGGCTACTTTGGCGGCTGGACAGATTCCATCCTGATGCGCTTTGCCGAAGTGTTGATGACAATCCCCGGCATTTACCTGCTGATTACCCTAGCCGGGGTGCTGCCGCCAGGATTGACCAATGCCCAGCGGTTTCTGCTGATTACGCTGATTACCTCGTTTGTAAGCTGGGCTGGGCTGGCACGGGTGATTCGCGGGCAGGTCTTGTCAATTAAAGAACGCGCCTTTGTGCAGGCGGCGCGGGCGATGGGCGGGCGATCGCTCTACATCATCCTGCGCCACGTCCTGCCGCAGACTGCGACCTATGTGATTATTACGGCCACCCTGGCAATTCCCAGCTTTATCCTCGCAGAAGCCGTACTGAGCTATCTGGGACTCGGTATTCAGCAGCCCGACCCCTCCTGGGGAAATATGCTGTCTTTGGCCAGCAATGCGTCGATTTTGGTGCTGCAACCTTGGCTGGTGTGGGCCCCGGCATTTCTCATCGTGCTGACGGTGCTGGCGTTTAACCTGCTGGGCGACGGGCTGCGCGATGCCCTCGACCCGCGCAATAGCAGCGATAGCAATGGCTGA